One part of the Microlunatus elymi genome encodes these proteins:
- a CDS encoding type II secretion system F family protein, with protein MTAVSALWPALGFTAAVLVFILGLRLVRSRPADYLDADDLILLRDERRRANRRSPLDLLADPLVPALRRLLGRRGVGYLRRMIDQAGRPEGVTVDRLIRRVAWWIVLMIPVGIMFMINGQWLALPLLPVIVVVVPLMGIAGSARRRREAVDRELPDFLDILAVTVSAGIAFRAALRRVTDRFSGPIAEEVGLTLDQMSHGASLRVAFSGLQERTGSESMRTFVTAFLQAEELGAPLIDTLNQIALDMRRTSAQQARRRAAQIAPRVTLVTSLLMVPAALILLVVGIVVGADIDFGSLFKAFS; from the coding sequence ATGACCGCCGTCTCCGCCCTGTGGCCGGCCCTCGGCTTCACCGCTGCCGTGCTCGTCTTCATCCTCGGCCTGCGGCTGGTTCGTTCCCGGCCCGCGGACTATCTGGACGCCGACGACCTGATCCTGCTCCGCGACGAACGGCGTCGCGCCAATCGTCGATCACCCCTGGACCTGCTCGCCGACCCGCTGGTTCCGGCCCTTCGCCGGCTGCTCGGACGCCGCGGCGTCGGCTATCTGCGCCGGATGATCGATCAGGCCGGCCGTCCCGAGGGCGTCACGGTCGATCGGCTGATCCGCCGGGTCGCCTGGTGGATCGTGCTGATGATCCCGGTCGGCATCATGTTCATGATCAACGGTCAGTGGCTGGCGCTTCCGTTGCTGCCGGTGATCGTCGTAGTGGTGCCGCTGATGGGCATCGCCGGCAGCGCACGCAGACGACGCGAGGCGGTCGACCGCGAGCTGCCCGACTTCCTCGACATCCTGGCGGTGACCGTGTCGGCCGGCATCGCGTTCCGGGCCGCGTTGCGGCGCGTCACCGACCGGTTCTCCGGACCGATCGCCGAGGAGGTCGGGCTGACCCTGGACCAGATGAGTCACGGCGCGAGCCTGCGGGTCGCCTTCAGCGGCCTGCAGGAGCGGACCGGTTCGGAGTCGATGCGGACCTTCGTGACCGCCTTCCTGCAGGCGGAGGAGCTCGGCGCTCCGCTGATCGACACGCTGAACCAGATCGCGTTGGACATGCGCCGGACGAGTGCCCAGCAAGCCCGGCGCCGGGCGGCCCAGATCGCGCCGCGGGTCACCCTGGTGACGTCGCTGCTGATGGTGCCGGCCGCCCTGATCCTGCTGGTCGTCGGCATCGTGGTCGGCGCGGACATCGACTTCGGATCGTTGTTCAAGGCGTTCTCGTGA
- the cpaB gene encoding Flp pilus assembly protein CpaB, whose product MNPRQRRGVLLMVLAAVAAVVVFVGVSTYVGDVNSKVGPTVTVYQVTKDLPAFTTLSNKNTEPVQVPERYAAANTKLQAQAIDGQVTAVPLTAGAAVSTDVLVPQSDLDPDEREVAVNVNAVTGLVGRIKPGDRVDVYATFADVPGLPQQARILVENVRVVSIEGQKQVPSADKQTMQDVIPVTLALKSDAALSVTYANSFAKEVRLVGLPSGVAQDRSGEEKTYDAGKLGGTAIPVEQR is encoded by the coding sequence ATGAACCCCCGCCAACGACGCGGCGTATTGCTGATGGTGCTCGCCGCTGTCGCCGCCGTGGTGGTGTTTGTCGGCGTCTCGACCTACGTCGGAGACGTCAACAGCAAGGTCGGCCCGACGGTGACGGTTTACCAAGTCACCAAGGACTTGCCGGCGTTCACCACGCTGTCGAACAAGAACACCGAACCGGTCCAGGTGCCTGAGCGCTACGCGGCCGCGAACACCAAGCTGCAGGCCCAGGCGATCGACGGCCAAGTCACCGCAGTCCCGCTGACCGCCGGTGCCGCGGTCAGTACCGACGTGTTGGTGCCACAAAGTGATCTTGACCCCGACGAGCGGGAGGTCGCGGTCAACGTGAACGCGGTGACGGGACTGGTCGGCCGGATCAAGCCTGGTGACAGGGTCGACGTGTACGCGACGTTCGCCGACGTCCCCGGACTTCCTCAGCAGGCAAGGATCCTGGTCGAGAACGTGCGGGTGGTGTCGATCGAGGGCCAGAAGCAGGTGCCGTCTGCCGACAAGCAGACCATGCAGGACGTCATTCCGGTGACGTTGGCGCTGAAGTCGGACGCCGCACTGTCGGTCACCTATGCCAACTCCTTCGCCAAGGAGGTCCGGCTGGTCGGGTTGCCGTCCGGCGTGGCCCAGGACCGCAGCGGCGAGGAGAAGACGTACGACGCCGGCAAGCTCGGCGGCACTGCTATCCCGGTGGAGCAGAGATGA
- a CDS encoding LuxR C-terminal-related transcriptional regulator, whose product MTQLVSGTGVISVVVADDNAVVRLGIRSLLGTAADINVVAEVADGVAAATAVRNRRPDVLLLDVRMPRQDGVTTATEVAELTNVVMLTYSDAPEVVGGAIQAGAKGYLVHGHFSADELIGAVRMAASGHGTFSGPALVALRTPVTTTSQRAAQFGLSERETEVMDLIAEGASNAEIALKLFISEKTVKNHINRIFAKLDVTSRSRAVSLWLTP is encoded by the coding sequence GTGACCCAGCTGGTTAGCGGTACCGGGGTCATCAGCGTGGTCGTCGCCGACGACAACGCCGTGGTCCGGCTGGGCATTCGCAGTCTGCTGGGTACCGCAGCCGACATCAACGTGGTCGCCGAGGTCGCCGACGGGGTCGCCGCCGCGACGGCGGTCCGCAACCGGCGTCCGGATGTGCTGCTGCTGGACGTACGGATGCCGCGTCAGGACGGAGTCACCACCGCGACCGAGGTCGCGGAACTGACCAACGTCGTGATGCTGACCTACTCCGATGCGCCGGAGGTGGTCGGCGGAGCGATCCAGGCCGGGGCCAAGGGTTATCTGGTGCACGGTCACTTCAGTGCCGACGAGTTGATCGGCGCGGTCCGGATGGCCGCGAGCGGCCACGGCACCTTCTCCGGTCCGGCCCTGGTCGCACTGCGCACACCGGTCACCACGACCTCGCAGCGGGCCGCGCAGTTCGGCCTGTCGGAGCGCGAGACCGAGGTGATGGATCTGATCGCCGAGGGGGCCAGCAACGCCGAGATCGCGTTGAAGCTGTTCATCTCGGAGAAGACGGTGAAGAACCACATCAACCGGATCTTCGCCAAGCTCGACGTGACCAGCCGCAGCCGGGCGGTGTCGCTGTGGTTGACACCGTGA
- a CDS encoding sensor histidine kinase, with protein MTVALESTVPDRMTTAASAVLLGDAHFVRLVRWVYTARLICLALAAPVAILQGSAVAAISLLTLTFLSLLYSRGRRLMELLISHPLLASLDVALSVLLLLSVSSAQPWTLTAVCTALAAGLLFPRHVLWVLVAPLALGAIWAPALMAADTGWADWLAAVAGLPALVVGVAVIGAVIRHSTMARIEAQAEVSETVAAIGAAEERARLARDMHDSVGKSLHGISLTAYALTRAVDQQPAMVRELADGLAHGAETAAAEARRLLMALRSGQWDRPTVEVVSERLRDWSARTSVPARLNKTAAVDAAAEVTHQLVAALEECLHNIEKHAQASEVDVSLLGGADTIELVVSDDGIGFDPAVLAERERAGHFGQRGLRERAESVGGTATVVSAPGEGTTVRWTALRQP; from the coding sequence GTGACCGTCGCGCTGGAGTCGACCGTGCCCGACCGGATGACCACCGCCGCATCCGCGGTGCTGCTCGGCGACGCGCACTTCGTCCGGCTGGTGCGCTGGGTCTACACAGCGCGGCTGATCTGCCTGGCGCTGGCCGCGCCGGTCGCCATCCTGCAGGGCTCGGCCGTCGCGGCGATCAGCCTGCTGACGTTGACCTTCCTGAGCCTGCTCTACAGCCGCGGCCGGCGGCTGATGGAACTGCTGATCAGCCATCCGCTGCTGGCCTCGCTGGATGTCGCGCTGTCGGTGCTGCTGCTGCTCAGCGTGAGCAGCGCCCAGCCGTGGACGCTGACCGCGGTGTGTACGGCGCTGGCCGCCGGACTGCTGTTCCCGCGGCACGTGTTGTGGGTGCTGGTCGCCCCGTTGGCGCTGGGCGCGATCTGGGCGCCGGCCCTGATGGCCGCGGACACCGGCTGGGCGGACTGGCTGGCCGCCGTGGCCGGACTGCCGGCCTTGGTGGTCGGCGTCGCGGTGATCGGTGCCGTGATCAGGCACAGCACGATGGCCAGGATCGAGGCACAGGCGGAGGTGTCGGAGACGGTCGCGGCGATCGGTGCGGCCGAGGAACGGGCCCGGCTGGCCCGAGACATGCACGACTCGGTCGGCAAGTCGCTGCACGGGATCTCGCTCACCGCGTACGCGTTGACCCGTGCGGTCGATCAGCAGCCGGCAATGGTACGAGAGCTGGCCGACGGTCTGGCGCACGGCGCCGAGACGGCCGCCGCGGAGGCGCGCCGGTTGCTGATGGCCCTGCGCAGCGGGCAGTGGGATCGGCCGACCGTCGAGGTGGTCAGCGAACGGTTGCGGGACTGGTCGGCCAGGACATCCGTCCCGGCCAGGCTGAACAAGACCGCCGCGGTCGACGCGGCGGCTGAGGTGACGCACCAGCTGGTCGCGGCACTGGAGGAGTGCCTGCACAACATCGAGAAGCACGCGCAGGCGAGCGAGGTCGACGTGTCCCTGCTGGGCGGCGCCGACACGATCGAGTTGGTGGTCAGCGACGACGGGATCGGATTCGACCCGGCGGTGCTGGCCGAGCGAGAACGGGCAGGCCATTTCGGTCAACGCGGTCTGCGAGAACGGGCCGAATCAGTGGGCGGGACGGCCACCGTCGTTTCCGCCCCGGGGGAAGGAACAACGGTCAGATGGACAGCTCTGAGACAGCCGTGA
- a CDS encoding pilus assembly protein TadG-related protein, with the protein MRDAERGSGPITAILIMGFLALVVAAGLVAVGTVARGEGSQAQTAADAAALAGAGRVLDDLPGRLTGGAFTGDDALHDRVRQPGCLNLGQVDAQQLAKSNGATLTSYCWDAFDDEVQVSVRLNHADRGRPATARATAETGFNADDCRIDGSFEAPEPPPPADDQDKSGDKGKDKGKDDDKKPDKPKPVETTLDCGFGPVTVRYDPETKQFSFTNPYQLVDQLRNLKPRLVD; encoded by the coding sequence ATGCGCGATGCGGAGCGGGGATCCGGACCGATCACGGCGATCCTGATCATGGGCTTTCTGGCCCTCGTGGTGGCCGCCGGACTGGTCGCGGTCGGCACCGTTGCTCGCGGTGAGGGTTCGCAGGCCCAGACGGCGGCCGACGCGGCCGCACTGGCGGGTGCCGGTCGGGTGCTGGATGACCTGCCCGGTCGGCTGACCGGCGGGGCGTTCACCGGCGATGACGCGTTGCATGACCGGGTGCGCCAGCCCGGCTGCCTGAATCTGGGACAGGTCGACGCGCAACAGCTCGCCAAGTCCAACGGAGCAACGCTGACCAGCTACTGCTGGGATGCGTTCGACGACGAGGTCCAGGTGAGCGTACGGCTCAACCACGCCGATCGCGGCCGGCCGGCCACCGCCCGGGCCACCGCCGAGACCGGCTTCAACGCCGACGACTGCAGGATCGACGGCAGCTTCGAGGCGCCGGAACCGCCGCCGCCCGCAGATGACCAGGACAAGAGCGGGGACAAAGGCAAGGACAAGGGCAAGGACGACGACAAGAAGCCGGACAAGCCGAAACCGGTGGAGACAACGCTGGATTGTGGCTTCGGACCGGTCACGGTGCGCTACGACCCCGAGACGAAACAATTCTCGTTCACCAACCCGTATCAGCTGGTCGATCAACTGCGGAACCTGAAGCCGCGACTGGTCGACTGA
- a CDS encoding cellulose synthase operon protein YhjQ/BcsQ — MNRAVIAVADQVILQELRSRLDQSEMQVEVAFIAESTTELPSAVLTHKPSVVFVHDQLGPGLVSQVVRDLTLRNPALAVIVITASPSVASYGAALEAGARGILSYPFGLEDLDQRMAAVLEWGQTVRRVITDQQSAALAENRGGRVLTVTGAKGGVGATVVASHLAWDVATQQRDLRVCLVDLDIEKGDVPSFLDVSHRVSVAELAKISDDLSPRAVADTVVVHTSGLHLLLAPVEIRDTEAVTPEAIRRIVAQLRGSYHVVIIDAGAAVTTTQAAAVETADITLQLVTADVPALRAARRQVTFWESLAVTNPDGVHVVVNRFDRSSEIQQDTIDQLVLGRRSEILIPDLGRGLERAGNSRTPAEVRNQAWWKSLRAIAQEVGLVRPTTKPGKPARTDDSPPGPAKSGGSQKKSLTGAGRRAKAESGQVALETVALVPAALGVLVLCLQLVLLGLAFVWSGVAGDDAARAASLGQDPAAAVRKAVPAGFDGRVVSSTGQRVVVRVSSPLLIGHGVAREVNVDVEHTTVREPR; from the coding sequence ATGAATCGCGCAGTTATTGCCGTTGCGGACCAGGTGATTCTGCAGGAGCTTCGCTCCCGCCTTGATCAAAGTGAGATGCAGGTCGAGGTCGCCTTCATCGCAGAGTCGACCACCGAGTTGCCGAGTGCGGTGTTGACGCACAAGCCGTCCGTGGTCTTCGTTCATGATCAACTCGGCCCGGGGCTGGTCAGTCAGGTGGTTCGTGACCTGACGCTGCGTAATCCCGCGCTGGCGGTGATCGTGATCACCGCCTCGCCGTCGGTGGCCAGCTACGGCGCTGCGTTGGAGGCCGGAGCCCGCGGCATCCTCAGCTATCCGTTCGGGCTGGAAGACCTTGATCAACGGATGGCGGCGGTGCTGGAGTGGGGCCAGACCGTACGCCGGGTGATCACCGACCAGCAGTCGGCCGCGCTGGCGGAGAATCGTGGCGGCCGGGTGCTCACCGTGACCGGCGCCAAGGGCGGGGTCGGCGCGACCGTCGTCGCATCCCACCTGGCCTGGGATGTCGCAACTCAGCAACGGGATCTGCGCGTCTGCCTGGTTGATCTGGACATCGAGAAGGGTGACGTGCCGAGCTTTCTCGACGTGTCGCATCGCGTCTCGGTGGCCGAACTCGCCAAGATCAGTGACGACCTGTCACCGCGGGCCGTCGCGGACACGGTCGTGGTGCACACCAGCGGTCTGCACCTGCTGTTGGCCCCGGTCGAGATCCGGGACACCGAGGCCGTCACCCCGGAGGCGATCCGCCGGATCGTCGCGCAGTTGCGCGGTTCGTACCACGTCGTGATCATCGACGCGGGAGCCGCGGTGACGACGACCCAGGCCGCCGCGGTGGAGACCGCCGACATCACCCTGCAACTGGTGACCGCCGACGTGCCGGCGCTGCGCGCGGCCCGGCGTCAGGTGACCTTCTGGGAGTCGCTCGCGGTCACCAACCCGGACGGCGTTCATGTCGTCGTGAACCGGTTCGACCGCAGCAGCGAGATCCAGCAGGACACGATCGATCAACTGGTGCTCGGCCGCCGTTCGGAGATCCTCATTCCCGACCTGGGACGCGGCCTCGAGCGGGCCGGCAACAGCAGGACGCCGGCCGAAGTTCGCAACCAGGCTTGGTGGAAGAGCCTTCGGGCCATCGCCCAGGAGGTCGGCCTCGTCCGGCCGACCACGAAGCCCGGCAAGCCTGCCCGTACCGATGATTCTCCGCCGGGCCCGGCGAAGTCCGGCGGTTCGCAGAAGAAGTCGCTGACCGGGGCGGGCAGACGAGCGAAGGCCGAGTCCGGCCAGGTCGCGCTGGAGACGGTGGCGTTGGTCCCGGCCGCTCTCGGTGTGCTGGTGCTCTGCCTGCAACTCGTGCTTCTGGGGCTGGCCTTCGTCTGGTCCGGCGTTGCCGGAGACGACGCGGCCCGGGCCGCGTCGCTGGGCCAGGATCCGGCCGCGGCCGTACGGAAGGCCGTGCCCGCAGGATTCGACGGCCGGGTGGTGTCGTCGACCGGGCAGCGGGTGGTCGTCCGGGTCAGCAGCCCGCTGCTGATCGGGCACGGCGTCGCCCGCGAGGTCAACGTCGATGTCGAGCACACGACCGTACGGGAGCCACGATGA
- a CDS encoding CpaF family protein: MLEPLLADETISEIMINGHETVYVERFGRVERIPSGFTSEAQLLQTIDRIVSGVNRRVDEASPMVDARLPADARLPRGARVNVVLPPLSLNGPSVTIRLFPKAYGLPELLQRGTLDQPIADLLAASVKARLNITVSGGTSSGKTTMLNALSAFVPDSERIITVEDAAELSLTQPHVLRLETRPANVDGRGAVSIRDLVRNSLRMRPDRVIVGEVRGGEALDMLQAMNTGHDGSLTTVHANSALDALSRIETLATMSEVDIPFEAIRDQVNGALQLVMQLTRYSDGSRRVVEIGYLVSEQRSEYRMHTIARWDGIGHRFEHFDLPDRLLDNLAQSGISVPASWPVTVPASWPVS; encoded by the coding sequence GTGCTGGAGCCGCTGCTGGCCGACGAGACGATCTCCGAGATCATGATCAACGGCCACGAGACGGTGTACGTGGAGCGGTTCGGCCGGGTCGAGCGGATCCCGTCCGGCTTCACCAGCGAGGCGCAGCTGCTGCAGACCATCGACCGGATCGTGTCCGGCGTCAACCGGCGGGTCGACGAAGCCAGCCCGATGGTCGACGCCCGGCTGCCGGCCGACGCCCGGCTGCCGCGCGGCGCCCGGGTCAACGTGGTGCTGCCGCCGCTGTCGCTGAACGGCCCGTCGGTGACGATCCGGCTGTTCCCGAAGGCGTACGGCCTGCCGGAGTTGCTGCAACGCGGCACCTTGGACCAGCCGATCGCCGATCTGCTGGCGGCCAGCGTCAAGGCGCGGCTGAACATCACCGTCTCCGGCGGCACCTCGTCCGGCAAGACCACCATGCTCAACGCACTGTCGGCCTTCGTACCGGACTCGGAACGCATCATCACCGTCGAGGACGCCGCCGAGCTGTCCTTGACCCAGCCACACGTACTGCGGCTCGAGACGCGACCGGCCAACGTCGACGGCCGGGGCGCGGTGAGCATCCGTGATCTGGTCCGCAACTCGTTGCGGATGCGACCCGATCGGGTGATCGTGGGCGAGGTCCGCGGCGGCGAGGCGCTGGACATGTTGCAGGCGATGAACACCGGTCACGACGGCTCGCTGACCACCGTGCACGCTAACTCCGCGCTGGATGCGCTGTCCCGGATCGAGACGCTGGCCACCATGAGCGAGGTCGACATCCCGTTCGAGGCGATCCGGGACCAGGTCAACGGAGCACTCCAGCTGGTGATGCAGCTGACCCGCTACTCCGACGGTTCCCGCCGGGTGGTGGAGATCGGCTATCTGGTGTCCGAACAGCGCTCGGAGTATCGGATGCACACGATCGCCCGTTGGGACGGAATCGGTCATCGGTTCGAGCACTTCGATCTTCCCGACCGGCTGCTGGACAACCTGGCCCAGAGCGGCATCTCGGTGCCCGCGTCCTGGCCGGTGACCGTGCCGGCATCCTGGCCGGTGAGTTGA
- a CDS encoding vWA domain-containing protein encodes MASTALILAAASAPASADEPEKTKILFLLDVSGSMNEKVSSGGTKLAAAKQAVKSVAGSLPDNAEVGLRVYGSKISEPKEKNPKACRDTDLVLPVGPLDRGKLDTAVGSFKAVGETPIAYSLTKSIGDLGSSGKRVLVLVSDGEENCVKDPCPTAKKLAGSGVDLQFNAVGFDVNAKARKQLKCIAGAGNGSYYDADRSGDLTDSLQKITTRALRPFQLSGTPVKGTDDPSSAPAIADGQYTDRFAKSVQERYYRIDRQPGHPVSVSLADVNHAAGGYRMTSYNLELQTADGQTCDSARGGSTSLGSAKVATTVVGAPATGSAASSSGTDDPCVAEPLVLKVQPSQFVEQQPVLRIELRVSSTPPATNVTELPEPAGPAGTARTVKAAKPVRHVVGGTSFVDAGSLQAGTWDDTIAVGETLMYRVPVKYGQRLRVTADLPKRGTDWSPGDTDGFYPGLTLFGPDRAELTSKEVSVTGAGGGDARLSAVTTQVRYRNRESADRSVRWTSQAGDYYIGVSLGALQPELTGRLMHIRLSVAVDGAESGVPQLTAASASASPSAGSTPSTSSTSAGTAATDATPGSNAGDPADTGDGNTGNDHTGLVVGVVVGGLVLAAACVGGGILIGRSRRRS; translated from the coding sequence TTGGCGTCCACGGCCCTGATTCTGGCGGCGGCAAGCGCACCGGCATCGGCCGACGAGCCGGAGAAGACGAAAATTCTCTTCCTGCTCGACGTATCCGGATCGATGAACGAAAAGGTGTCCTCCGGCGGCACCAAGTTAGCGGCGGCCAAACAAGCCGTTAAGAGTGTCGCAGGATCATTACCGGATAATGCCGAAGTCGGCCTGCGCGTTTATGGATCGAAGATTTCCGAACCCAAGGAAAAGAATCCGAAAGCCTGTCGGGACACCGATCTCGTACTGCCGGTCGGCCCGCTCGACCGGGGCAAGCTCGACACCGCCGTGGGCAGCTTCAAAGCGGTCGGGGAGACGCCGATCGCGTACTCACTGACCAAGTCCATCGGCGATCTCGGATCTTCCGGCAAGCGGGTGTTGGTGCTGGTCTCCGACGGCGAGGAGAACTGCGTCAAGGATCCGTGCCCGACGGCGAAGAAGTTGGCCGGGTCGGGTGTCGATCTGCAGTTCAACGCGGTCGGCTTCGATGTGAACGCCAAGGCTCGCAAACAGCTGAAGTGCATCGCCGGCGCCGGCAACGGCTCCTATTACGACGCCGATCGGTCCGGCGATCTGACCGATTCGTTGCAGAAGATCACTACTCGCGCACTGCGTCCGTTCCAGTTGTCGGGTACGCCGGTCAAGGGCACCGATGATCCGTCGTCAGCACCGGCCATCGCCGACGGCCAGTACACCGACCGATTCGCCAAGTCGGTGCAGGAGCGGTACTACCGCATCGATCGGCAGCCGGGCCATCCGGTCTCGGTGTCGCTGGCCGACGTCAACCACGCCGCCGGTGGTTATCGGATGACCAGCTACAACCTGGAACTGCAGACCGCCGACGGTCAGACCTGTGACTCGGCGCGCGGGGGATCGACCTCGTTGGGGTCGGCCAAGGTGGCCACCACCGTGGTGGGGGCACCGGCCACCGGTTCGGCGGCGAGTTCGTCGGGAACCGACGATCCCTGCGTTGCCGAGCCGTTGGTGCTGAAGGTCCAGCCCAGTCAGTTCGTGGAACAGCAACCGGTCCTGCGGATCGAGCTTCGGGTCTCGTCGACTCCGCCGGCGACCAACGTGACCGAGTTGCCTGAGCCGGCCGGACCGGCGGGCACGGCCAGGACCGTCAAGGCAGCCAAGCCGGTCCGCCACGTGGTCGGTGGGACGTCGTTCGTCGATGCGGGCAGCCTGCAGGCGGGGACCTGGGACGACACGATCGCCGTCGGCGAGACGCTGATGTACCGGGTGCCGGTCAAGTACGGGCAGCGGCTTCGGGTGACTGCAGATCTGCCGAAGCGCGGAACGGATTGGTCGCCCGGTGACACGGACGGGTTCTATCCCGGCCTGACGCTGTTCGGCCCCGATCGCGCCGAGCTGACCTCGAAGGAGGTCTCGGTCACCGGAGCGGGTGGCGGTGACGCCCGCTTGAGTGCAGTCACCACCCAGGTCCGCTACCGCAATCGCGAGAGCGCGGATCGATCGGTTCGCTGGACGTCGCAAGCCGGTGACTACTACATCGGTGTCTCCCTGGGGGCCCTGCAGCCCGAGTTGACCGGCCGGCTGATGCACATCCGGTTGAGTGTGGCGGTGGACGGTGCCGAGTCAGGAGTGCCGCAGTTGACCGCCGCATCGGCGTCCGCGTCGCCGTCGGCCGGCTCGACCCCGTCGACCTCGTCGACCTCGGCAGGCACTGCAGCGACCGACGCGACGCCCGGCTCGAACGCCGGCGATCCCGCCGACACGGGTGACGGCAACACCGGTAACGATCACACCGGGCTGGTCGTCGGCGTCGTGGTGGGCGGGCTGGTGTTGGCCGCAGCCTGTGTCGGCGGAGGAATTCTGATCGGCCGAAGCAGGCGGCGGAGCTAG
- a CDS encoding type II secretion system F family protein, whose amino-acid sequence MMAIAYLALIACVVLAVAGIAQLVGSATGRRQIVLATLSAGDLDESTGTRFQRANRRFLRTRLGSWLDRQLDQAGIGYNRLAVVIVLLAITVIVPVVLYQLLAPIFAVVGLAAGYVILRLWLSRAREHRKEKFVQQIPELARVLSNATNAGLSIATAWSVAENEMAEPARSEIARLNAEVRFGASLEDAMTELADRLPASEVQVLMSTLVVSSRSGGSLVKALRDISFTLDDRKEVRREVRTTLAQARSTSNLVAAMSIGMLAVLNVVRPGTVELMTQNLIGQLALVVGFGLIVLGLWIIRRMTRIGR is encoded by the coding sequence ATGATGGCGATCGCCTACCTGGCGTTGATCGCCTGTGTCGTGCTGGCGGTGGCCGGCATCGCCCAGCTCGTGGGCAGCGCTACCGGTCGCCGGCAGATCGTGCTGGCCACGCTGTCGGCGGGCGACCTCGACGAGAGCACCGGCACCCGGTTCCAGCGGGCGAATCGTCGCTTCCTGAGGACCCGGCTGGGCTCCTGGCTGGATCGGCAGCTGGACCAGGCCGGTATCGGCTACAACCGGCTCGCGGTGGTGATCGTGTTGCTGGCCATCACGGTGATCGTCCCGGTGGTGCTGTATCAGCTGCTGGCGCCGATCTTCGCGGTGGTCGGCCTGGCCGCTGGTTACGTCATCCTGCGGCTCTGGCTGTCCCGGGCCCGGGAACATCGCAAGGAGAAATTCGTCCAGCAGATTCCCGAACTGGCTCGAGTGCTGTCGAATGCCACCAACGCGGGACTGAGCATCGCCACCGCGTGGTCGGTGGCGGAGAACGAGATGGCCGAGCCGGCGCGCTCCGAGATCGCGCGGCTGAACGCCGAGGTGCGGTTCGGAGCATCGCTGGAGGACGCGATGACCGAGCTCGCGGATCGACTGCCGGCCAGCGAGGTGCAGGTGCTGATGTCCACCCTGGTGGTGAGTTCGCGCTCCGGCGGCTCGCTGGTCAAGGCGTTGCGGGACATCTCGTTCACCCTCGACGACCGCAAGGAGGTCCGCCGTGAGGTCCGTACGACGCTGGCCCAGGCCCGCAGCACCTCCAACCTGGTCGCGGCGATGAGCATCGGCATGCTCGCTGTGCTGAACGTCGTCCGGCCGGGCACCGTCGAGCTGATGACCCAGAACCTGATCGGGCAGCTGGCCCTGGTGGTCGGCTTCGGGCTGATCGTGCTGGGTCTGTGGATCATTCGCCGGATGACCAGGATCGGCCGCTGA
- a CDS encoding prepilin peptidase translates to MSQWWLVGLAAVLSAAAAWWLHRGSFRYDDDVIHHRPPVWTVPVVAVAGSVLAAPLVANRPVLVNLIFVLAWVWAVVLAFIDFSVRRLPDKLTLPAYPLAALGLALCSWQIGDWQALLWAAICAASAVVGFLLLALFGSSKEGLGLGDVKLAGVLGGLLGWLDPMVAVLGLLTGFILGGLVAVVIMIARRGGRQSHMTFGPAMILGAYLWALLG, encoded by the coding sequence GTGAGTCAGTGGTGGTTGGTCGGCCTGGCGGCGGTGTTGTCCGCCGCAGCAGCCTGGTGGCTGCACCGCGGCAGTTTTCGGTACGACGATGACGTGATCCATCACCGCCCGCCGGTCTGGACCGTGCCGGTGGTCGCCGTGGCCGGCAGCGTGCTGGCCGCCCCGCTGGTGGCAAACCGGCCGGTCCTGGTGAACCTGATCTTCGTCCTGGCCTGGGTCTGGGCGGTCGTGCTGGCCTTCATCGACTTCTCGGTCCGCCGACTGCCGGACAAGCTCACGCTGCCGGCCTACCCGCTGGCCGCACTCGGTTTGGCCTTGTGCAGTTGGCAGATCGGTGACTGGCAGGCACTCCTCTGGGCGGCGATCTGCGCCGCGAGTGCCGTCGTCGGGTTCCTGCTGCTCGCCCTCTTCGGGTCGAGCAAGGAGGGCTTGGGACTCGGAGACGTCAAGCTGGCAGGGGTTCTGGGCGGTTTGCTCGGCTGGCTCGATCCGATGGTCGCCGTGCTCGGACTGCTGACCGGATTCATCCTCGGTGGACTGGTCGCGGTGGTGATCATGATCGCCCGTCGCGGCGGACGACAGAGCCACATGACCTTCGGCCCGGCTATGATTCTGGGCGCCTACCTGTGGGCCCTACTCGGCTGA
- a CDS encoding TadE/TadG family type IV pilus assembly protein → MTSRDLSVLPSRHRGARRARRERGTASLEFVGLLPVVLIAMVLVLQLFAAAYTAHAAHQSARDAARAYSLGESPQAAAEASLPGGVDLVSVSTFGPHHGVRVVVRAPSVLKIGDPHFSSEATMP, encoded by the coding sequence ATGACCAGCCGCGACCTGTCCGTCCTGCCGTCCCGACACCGAGGAGCCCGGCGAGCCCGGCGAGAACGTGGCACGGCCAGCCTCGAGTTCGTCGGCCTGCTGCCGGTGGTGCTGATCGCGATGGTGCTGGTGCTCCAGCTCTTCGCGGCGGCGTACACCGCTCACGCGGCACACCAGTCGGCCCGGGACGCCGCACGCGCCTACTCGTTGGGGGAGTCGCCCCAGGCAGCCGCCGAAGCGAGCCTGCCGGGCGGTGTTGATCTTGTCTCGGTCTCCACCTTCGGCCCGCACCACGGCGTACGGGTGGTCGTCCGCGCGCCGTCGGTGCTGAAGATCGGCGACCCGCACTTCAGCAGTGAGGCGACGATGCCATGA